A genome region from Nitrospirota bacterium includes the following:
- a CDS encoding AAA family ATPase: protein MDHLEFYKLKESPFSNIVDNRYFYNNAQHAQALVRLKYAVDSMKGLAVVVGGVGTGKTTLARRMLNELDENKYEAALLVVIHTSVTTDWLMKKIAMQLGIENIADTKLEILGQLYKRFIEVSQSGRKTVVLMDEVQMLQSREIMEEFRGLLNMEGPDGKLITLVLFGLPELDNVLALDEPLKQRVAVKYKLTGLDETITREYIRHRLRIAGCEEEIFAADAITAIHHYTRGVPRLINTVCDNALFEGFLLKEVPVGKGIIDAIAATLDLKPV, encoded by the coding sequence ATGGACCATCTGGAATTTTATAAATTAAAAGAGTCCCCGTTCTCAAACATAGTCGACAACCGGTATTTTTACAATAACGCCCAGCATGCCCAGGCGCTGGTGCGCCTTAAGTATGCCGTTGACTCCATGAAAGGGCTTGCCGTTGTGGTCGGCGGGGTCGGCACAGGCAAGACCACGCTCGCACGGAGGATGCTCAATGAGCTGGACGAAAATAAGTACGAGGCCGCCCTGCTCGTGGTCATTCATACATCCGTTACAACGGACTGGCTGATGAAAAAAATTGCCATGCAATTGGGGATCGAAAATATCGCGGACACTAAACTGGAGATCCTGGGCCAGTTGTATAAAAGATTCATTGAGGTGTCCCAGTCCGGGCGCAAAACAGTCGTCCTGATGGACGAAGTGCAGATGCTCCAGTCGCGGGAGATAATGGAAGAATTCCGCGGCCTGCTTAACATGGAAGGCCCCGATGGAAAGCTCATCACCCTTGTGCTTTTCGGGCTTCCCGAACTTGACAACGTCCTCGCCCTGGACGAGCCGTTGAAGCAGAGAGTTGCCGTCAAATATAAATTGACCGGACTTGACGAGACCATAACACGGGAGTATATCAGGCACAGGCTCAGGATCGCCGGATGTGAAGAAGAAATTTTCGCGGCAGACGCGATCACGGCGATCCATCATTACACCAGAGGCGTTCCCAGATTAATAAATACAGTTTGTGACAATGCCTTATTTGAAGGGTTCCTTCTTAAAGAGGTCCCTGTCGGCAAAGGTATCATCGATGCCATCGCCGCCACCCTCGATCTAAAGCCCGTCTGA
- a CDS encoding tetratricopeptide repeat protein codes for MKDKAAIVESAQKLVAKGQVDKAISELEKLLSEGKDGNINNTIGDLYLKKGAQKEAVEFYSKAADIYKEDGFTPKAIALYKKILNIIPSDVNALIALGLINAEKGFTANAIENFTKAAEIHNRNNEIEKALDLYEKILHISPFDVNVRMKVIEIYLKLGLKERAATGYAAIASDYLEKGDANLAMEFYSKAKNIDPKNVSSLIGFSQLAEQENNPGKALEYLSQAASVTPDNRNLLLSYAKLAVKLNKTEDARKALQQLLEKDASDVQAKKILGTLYLKEGKLENAWRELLPCIEESMRDSEWADAIGLLKNFAGLHPIPVRERLTAIYRTKGDHEALKVELRNLANIYEEQKLPDEALKLYREALELDPGSISIKATIDDLENALGLKQVKVIETIAPAATGTSSTGHDKVTPSLAEIKETDIGVTEDEDYDSHYIAGVDYRRKGLLDDAIGEFRTAAKDPEKTLLSLRMIASCYMEKKDYPRAIVEFEKLLKSLSPDDERYLDMKYELAGVHINNNDYYHALEIYSEISARNPGFRDISKKMDFLKAQVQKPEDKPRAKRDRVSYI; via the coding sequence ATGAAAGATAAAGCTGCCATAGTAGAATCCGCGCAAAAACTCGTTGCCAAAGGCCAGGTCGACAAGGCAATTTCCGAACTGGAAAAGCTTTTGTCTGAGGGCAAAGACGGGAATATTAACAACACGATTGGCGACTTATACCTTAAAAAAGGCGCGCAAAAAGAGGCCGTGGAATTTTATTCAAAGGCGGCTGATATCTACAAAGAAGACGGTTTCACGCCTAAGGCGATCGCGCTTTACAAAAAAATACTCAATATCATCCCTTCCGATGTGAATGCCCTGATCGCGTTAGGTTTGATCAACGCGGAAAAAGGCTTCACCGCGAATGCCATTGAAAATTTTACAAAGGCTGCGGAGATCCACAACAGGAATAACGAGATCGAAAAGGCCTTAGACCTCTACGAAAAGATCCTGCACATCTCCCCTTTTGATGTGAATGTCAGGATGAAGGTGATAGAGATCTATCTGAAATTAGGGCTGAAAGAAAGGGCCGCAACCGGGTATGCCGCGATCGCTTCAGATTATCTTGAAAAGGGGGACGCGAATCTGGCGATGGAGTTTTACTCGAAGGCAAAGAACATAGACCCGAAAAATGTATCTTCCCTGATCGGGTTCAGCCAATTGGCGGAGCAGGAAAACAACCCGGGCAAGGCGCTGGAATACCTCTCGCAAGCCGCATCCGTTACGCCGGACAACAGGAACCTGCTGCTTAGTTACGCAAAGCTTGCTGTCAAATTAAACAAGACGGAAGATGCCAGGAAGGCCCTTCAGCAATTGCTTGAAAAAGACGCCTCCGATGTACAGGCAAAAAAGATCCTCGGCACGCTTTATCTCAAAGAAGGAAAGCTCGAAAACGCCTGGAGAGAACTGCTCCCCTGCATAGAGGAATCCATGCGGGACAGTGAATGGGCGGACGCAATCGGGCTGCTGAAAAATTTCGCCGGCCTTCACCCCATCCCGGTCAGGGAGCGGCTTACGGCCATTTACAGGACAAAAGGCGATCATGAAGCCTTAAAGGTGGAATTAAGAAACCTTGCCAATATATATGAAGAGCAAAAACTGCCGGACGAGGCTCTTAAATTATACAGAGAGGCATTGGAATTAGACCCCGGCAGTATATCAATTAAAGCCACGATAGATGATCTTGAGAACGCCCTCGGTCTCAAACAGGTAAAAGTCATTGAGACTATTGCTCCCGCTGCGACTGGAACTTCTTCAACCGGACATGACAAAGTAACACCTTCACTGGCGGAGATCAAAGAGACAGACATTGGTGTCACTGAGGATGAAGATTATGATTCCCATTATATCGCAGGTGTTGATTACAGGCGAAAGGGCCTTTTAGACGATGCCATCGGCGAATTCAGGACAGCGGCAAAGGACCCTGAGAAGACCCTGCTGAGCTTACGCATGATAGCATCGTGCTATATGGAGAAAAAAGATTATCCCCGCGCTATAGTGGAATTTGAAAAACTCCTTAAAAGCTTGTCTCCCGATGATGAGAGATATCTCGATATGAAGTACGAACTTGCAGGCGTGCATATAAATAATAACGACTACTATCATGCATTGGAAATTTATTCCGAGATCAGCGCAAGGAACCCGGGCTTTAGAGACATATCAAAGAAGATGGATTTCCTGAAGGCCCAGGTGCAGAAGCCGGAGGACAAACCAAGGGCGAAAAGAGACAGGGTCTCGTATATCTGA
- a CDS encoding menaquinone biosynthesis decarboxylase: protein MAYKDLREFLSLLEKKGLLKRIKAGADPVLEIAEINDRVVKANGPALLFENPKGSKFPALVNAFGSFERMRLALEVENLDDIGIRILEFLEPEIPTNFIEKLKALPKLKKLADFFPKTVKTGPCKEVIIKDNPSLDIFPILKTWPEDGGKFITLPMVFTKDPEKGERNCGMYRMHVYDPKTTGMHWHMHKDGARHYRKAEQKGQKLEVAVAIGSDPAVMYSATAPLPEGVDEMLFAGFLRNDTVDLVKCETVDLEVPANSEIILEGYCDPGERRTEGPFGDHTGYYSLADEYPVFHITCITHRKDAIYPATIVGKPPMEDCFIGKATERIFLPLLRKQLPEIIDMNLPLEGVFHNIAVISIDKRYPGHARKVMYALWGMGQMSFTKAIVIVDKWVNVQDLSEVVWRMGNNVDPKRDTVIVEGPLDVLEHASNIPAYGSKMGIDATKKWPSEGFTREWPNEIVMSEDIKRRVSERWKEFGF, encoded by the coding sequence ATGGCTTATAAAGATCTGCGAGAATTTCTGTCACTCCTTGAAAAGAAGGGCCTCCTGAAACGGATAAAGGCCGGGGCCGATCCCGTACTTGAAATAGCGGAGATCAACGACCGTGTTGTTAAGGCAAACGGCCCGGCGCTGTTGTTTGAAAATCCGAAGGGCTCCAAATTCCCGGCCCTTGTAAATGCCTTCGGCTCTTTTGAGAGAATGCGCCTCGCGCTTGAGGTGGAGAACCTTGACGACATCGGCATCCGTATTCTTGAATTCCTTGAGCCTGAGATCCCAACCAACTTTATAGAAAAGCTCAAGGCGCTGCCGAAACTCAAGAAGCTTGCGGATTTTTTTCCTAAGACCGTAAAGACCGGGCCGTGCAAGGAAGTGATCATAAAAGACAACCCATCGCTTGATATCTTCCCCATTTTAAAGACGTGGCCTGAAGACGGCGGAAAATTCATCACCCTGCCGATGGTCTTTACAAAAGACCCTGAAAAGGGGGAACGCAACTGCGGCATGTACCGCATGCATGTCTACGATCCAAAGACCACAGGCATGCACTGGCATATGCACAAAGACGGGGCGAGACATTACCGGAAGGCGGAGCAGAAAGGGCAAAAGCTGGAAGTCGCGGTTGCGATTGGCTCTGACCCCGCGGTCATGTATTCCGCCACAGCCCCGCTGCCGGAGGGAGTTGATGAGATGCTCTTTGCCGGATTTTTGCGCAACGACACTGTTGATCTCGTGAAATGTGAGACCGTGGATTTAGAGGTCCCCGCCAATTCAGAGATCATACTTGAGGGCTATTGCGATCCCGGGGAAAGAAGGACCGAAGGGCCGTTCGGAGACCACACCGGTTATTACTCCCTTGCCGATGAATATCCGGTATTTCATATTACCTGCATCACGCACAGGAAAGACGCGATCTATCCCGCGACGATTGTCGGAAAGCCTCCGATGGAGGACTGCTTTATCGGAAAGGCAACGGAGAGGATATTCCTTCCATTGCTGAGGAAACAACTGCCGGAGATCATTGACATGAACCTCCCGCTTGAAGGCGTGTTCCACAACATCGCCGTTATTTCCATTGATAAGCGCTACCCCGGCCACGCGAGAAAGGTCATGTATGCCCTGTGGGGAATGGGCCAGATGAGCTTTACAAAGGCAATTGTTATCGTAGACAAATGGGTCAATGTGCAGGACTTGAGCGAGGTCGTCTGGAGGATGGGGAATAATGTGGACCCGAAAAGAGATACCGTTATCGTCGAAGGGCCGCTTGACGTGCTTGAGCACGCATCAAATATCCCCGCGTATGGCAGCAAAATGGGAATTGACGCAACGAAGAAATGGCCGTCAGAAGGCTTTACCCGCGAATGGCCCAACGAAATAGTCATGTCCGAAGACATCAAACGGCGCGTTTCCGAAAGATGGAAAGAGTTCGGTTTTTAA
- a CDS encoding nitroreductase family protein: MNRDFLNVIYTRKSVRKFTGEKVKKEDLDAILRAGMSAPSAVNVQPWAFVVVTDRNILDELCESLPYTKMLDKAGAAVIVCGVPDKDDTYAKHYWVMDCSLASGNILLAAHALGYGAVWTAAYVDKERVKSVRRILSIPENIIPLNVIPIGVPADRDAKPVDKFRRENIHWEKWQRS; this comes from the coding sequence ATGAACAGGGATTTCTTAAATGTGATCTACACCCGCAAGAGCGTACGCAAATTCACAGGCGAAAAAGTAAAGAAGGAAGACCTCGACGCAATCCTCAGGGCCGGAATGTCCGCGCCCTCGGCAGTGAATGTTCAGCCATGGGCGTTTGTCGTAGTAACAGACAGGAACATCCTTGATGAACTCTGCGAGTCGCTTCCGTACACAAAGATGCTCGATAAGGCTGGGGCCGCTGTCATCGTCTGCGGCGTCCCTGACAAGGACGACACATACGCGAAACACTACTGGGTGATGGATTGTTCGCTGGCATCCGGCAACATCCTTCTTGCAGCGCACGCGCTGGGCTACGGCGCGGTATGGACGGCAGCGTATGTGGACAAAGAAAGGGTCAAATCCGTAAGGAGGATCTTGTCCATTCCGGAAAACATAATCCCGTTGAATGTCATACCGATAGGCGTACCTGCAGACAGGGACGCGAAACCAGTGGACAAATTCAGGCGGGAGAACATTCACTGGGAGAAGTGGCAGAGAAGCTGA
- a CDS encoding cobalamin B12-binding domain-containing protein, whose translation MKLLLTSVFKPYGVDDEFGRKENIMELYHNQITREQGIFSLRYNHRSFGLYLMAENIEYPAVVLDFPTMDRFIKEIKKGYDYVGISFITPNFLKAKKMAELIRKHSPKTKIILGGHGTQIPDIEKMIDCDYVARGEGVRWLRKLFNEKVDAPIKHPLIPSAENKRFMGIPLLGKSGILLSGVGCPNRCRFCCTTHNFKFEHIPFYQTGKELFDICLRMEKKFGCNDFFVMDENFLKNKKRAMELLDLMKKHDKQYYFGIFSSAETIMDFGIENVFELGVGFLWLGVESYLENYQKNQGIDMPKLFSDLRNHGVSVLASSILFQEHHTKENIWKEVEYMKALRPDFAQFMQLGPLPQTALYKEYKEKGKLRTDMPYEEWHGQHRIWFDHPEFTRRESQHILKEAFQRDFHELGPSIMRMCDTYITGYEYTLKYQDPWKKKRNEKLKQDCRNFYSAIDIMRPYLPNQNTKILAMDIEQKYRRMFGNKTAAQIALTKLGQGFAFKEYLKLKFIGDVRQPSTYVTSFRKPLLQFLAPPLKGRSLPDMSFNYLELKLKRNLSAGHMCLELRGKMDDINCKKLYRRMSNYLKTENKELGIDITKMISIEGDSLHKLMKKLRDFHSKIKLYYSEKMEGKDEFIAGLKANFKNISFIECPAAS comes from the coding sequence ATGAAACTTTTATTAACGTCGGTCTTTAAGCCGTACGGTGTAGACGATGAATTCGGACGCAAAGAAAACATCATGGAGTTGTATCACAATCAGATAACGAGGGAACAGGGGATCTTTTCTCTTCGTTACAACCACAGGAGCTTCGGCCTGTACCTCATGGCTGAAAATATTGAGTACCCTGCCGTTGTCCTGGATTTTCCCACGATGGACCGTTTTATCAAGGAAATTAAAAAGGGATACGATTATGTCGGGATATCCTTTATAACCCCGAACTTTCTTAAAGCCAAAAAGATGGCTGAGCTCATAAGAAAACACAGCCCGAAGACAAAAATCATCCTCGGCGGGCACGGCACTCAGATCCCTGACATAGAAAAAATGATCGACTGCGATTATGTCGCCCGTGGTGAAGGGGTCAGGTGGTTAAGAAAGTTATTCAACGAGAAGGTTGACGCCCCCATAAAACACCCATTGATACCTTCCGCTGAGAACAAACGGTTCATGGGGATACCGCTTTTAGGCAAGTCCGGCATTCTTTTATCCGGGGTAGGGTGTCCCAACCGCTGCCGTTTCTGCTGTACAACACATAACTTCAAGTTCGAGCATATTCCATTCTATCAGACGGGCAAAGAGCTGTTTGATATTTGTCTGAGAATGGAGAAGAAGTTCGGATGCAATGACTTCTTTGTCATGGATGAAAATTTTCTCAAGAACAAAAAACGCGCGATGGAGCTTCTTGATCTGATGAAGAAGCATGACAAACAATATTACTTCGGTATCTTTTCATCCGCGGAGACGATAATGGATTTCGGCATTGAAAATGTCTTTGAGCTCGGCGTGGGTTTCCTGTGGCTCGGGGTCGAATCGTATCTTGAAAATTACCAGAAGAACCAGGGGATAGATATGCCGAAGCTGTTCAGTGATCTGAGAAACCACGGCGTCTCGGTCCTGGCTTCCAGCATTTTGTTTCAGGAACATCATACAAAAGAAAATATCTGGAAAGAGGTCGAATATATGAAGGCGCTCCGTCCCGACTTTGCCCAGTTCATGCAGTTAGGGCCTCTCCCCCAGACAGCGTTATATAAGGAGTACAAAGAAAAAGGGAAGCTCCGCACCGACATGCCCTATGAAGAATGGCACGGGCAGCACCGCATCTGGTTTGACCATCCGGAGTTTACACGAAGAGAGTCTCAGCATATTCTCAAAGAGGCCTTTCAGAGAGATTTCCATGAGCTTGGGCCTTCGATAATGCGGATGTGCGACACGTACATTACCGGTTACGAATATACTTTGAAATATCAGGACCCGTGGAAAAAGAAAAGAAACGAAAAACTGAAACAGGATTGCAGGAATTTTTATTCCGCGATCGACATTATGAGACCGTATCTGCCCAATCAAAACACAAAAATACTTGCGATGGACATTGAACAGAAATACAGAAGGATGTTCGGGAACAAAACCGCGGCCCAGATCGCGCTGACAAAACTGGGACAGGGCTTTGCATTTAAGGAATATCTTAAATTGAAATTCATCGGCGATGTGCGGCAGCCCTCGACGTACGTGACTTCATTCCGCAAACCTCTCCTGCAGTTCCTGGCCCCTCCGCTGAAGGGCCGCAGCCTTCCTGATATGTCTTTTAACTATCTGGAGCTGAAGCTGAAAAGAAACCTGAGCGCCGGGCATATGTGTCTTGAGCTCCGGGGAAAAATGGATGACATTAACTGTAAAAAGCTGTACAGGAGGATGTCGAATTACCTGAAGACCGAAAATAAGGAGCTCGGCATCGATATAACAAAAATGATATCCATTGAAGGTGACAGCCTTCATAAGCTTATGAAAAAACTGAGAGACTTCCACTCAAAGATAAAGTTGTATTACTCGGAAAAGATGGAAGGCAAAGATGAGTTTATAGCGGGGTTGAAAGCCAACTTTAAAAACATATCTTTTATAGAATGTCCGGCAGCAAGCTGA
- a CDS encoding OmpA family protein, whose protein sequence is MKIVLLAIVGLALATGCVTTKKYDERVNDINNLNAENAKLANRLQETGDKLSKEQAAREALEADVAKLGAEKEDLMRNNELLSAANKDINKSVAQISQEKLMAIKEKDRIIAGLTQEKMDAIKERDRVIEEQKHSYDNVVSELTDEIKKGEIAVKQLKDKLTLTMVEKILFDSGKADIKTNGKKVLDRVAEILKGITDKQIRIEGHTDNVPIGSVLAEKFPTNWELSTTRATTVARYLQDKGVSPAFLNAAGYSEYRPVESNETDEGKSKNRRIEIVLIPLDKETPK, encoded by the coding sequence ATGAAGATCGTTTTGCTGGCAATTGTAGGCCTTGCCCTTGCAACCGGTTGTGTAACGACGAAAAAATATGATGAGCGTGTCAATGACATTAATAACCTTAACGCTGAAAATGCAAAGCTTGCCAATAGGCTGCAAGAGACCGGGGACAAGCTCAGCAAAGAACAAGCGGCCCGTGAGGCGCTTGAGGCCGATGTGGCAAAACTCGGGGCAGAGAAAGAAGATCTCATGCGGAACAACGAGTTGTTATCGGCGGCGAATAAGGACATAAACAAGTCCGTTGCGCAAATTTCCCAGGAAAAACTGATGGCCATTAAAGAGAAAGACCGTATCATTGCCGGACTCACACAGGAAAAAATGGACGCCATTAAAGAAAGAGACCGCGTCATCGAGGAGCAGAAGCATTCTTATGACAATGTCGTGTCCGAGCTTACTGACGAGATAAAAAAGGGCGAGATCGCAGTCAAGCAGCTCAAGGACAAACTTACACTTACCATGGTCGAAAAGATACTGTTTGATTCGGGCAAGGCTGATATAAAGACAAACGGGAAAAAGGTACTCGACAGGGTGGCTGAGATCCTAAAGGGCATCACGGACAAGCAGATAAGGATAGAGGGCCATACTGACAACGTGCCGATCGGCTCGGTGCTTGCCGAGAAATTCCCGACCAACTGGGAGCTCTCAACCACCCGCGCCACCACCGTGGCCAGATACCTGCAGGACAAAGGCGTCAGTCCGGCCTTTCTCAATGCGGCGGGCTATTCAGAATACAGGCCGGTCGAGTCCAATGAGACCGACGAGGGAAAGTCAAAGAACCGGAGGATAGAGATCGTCCTCATCCCGCTCGACAAAGAGACGCCGAAGTGA
- a CDS encoding TerB family tellurite resistance protein: MVRTVTQFFKKYITSSAENPDRVSEHSLQIATAALLIEMMRSDSEIKEDERKAITKIMQSKFNLSKEEISAMIKFAEDEIRRATGYFDFTSLINEKLAYEQRVTIVEHLWEVAFSDAAVDKHEEHMVRKIAGLLHVDHKDFIQAKLKVRKRLLFLSY, translated from the coding sequence ATGGTACGCACTGTCACGCAGTTTTTCAAAAAATACATAACATCCTCTGCTGAAAACCCGGACAGGGTGTCTGAACATTCCCTTCAGATTGCAACCGCCGCTTTACTTATCGAGATGATGCGCTCAGATTCAGAGATCAAGGAAGACGAACGGAAGGCAATAACAAAAATCATGCAATCGAAGTTCAATCTTTCCAAGGAAGAAATTAGCGCGATGATAAAATTCGCGGAGGATGAGATCCGCAGGGCCACAGGGTATTTTGATTTTACGTCCCTCATCAATGAGAAGCTGGCCTATGAGCAGAGGGTCACAATTGTTGAGCACCTTTGGGAAGTTGCATTTTCCGACGCCGCCGTGGACAAACACGAAGAGCATATGGTGCGCAAAATCGCCGGCCTTCTCCACGTAGACCATAAGGATTTCATCCAGGCCAAACTCAAGGTGCGCAAGAGACTGCTCTTCCTGAGTTATTGA
- the radA gene encoding DNA repair protein RadA, with product MSKTRILYQCQSCGYATPKWLGKCPDCGEWNSFVEEARVAKIKGQKTAQPVVLSEIAPSSDSRFSTGIKELDRTLGGGVVLGSVVLVGGDPGIGKSTLILQALNGLTKLGKVLYVSGEESPEQVKLRAERLQIASDKIILLPETSLEGIISVAQDIYPQVIVIDSIQTIFSLELTSAPGSVSQIRECATKLMFLAKKHAMPLFIIGHVTKEGAIAGPKVLEHIVDTVLYFEGDRGSPFRIIRAVKNRFGPANEIGVFEMQESGLKEVDNPSQLFLSERPLDVSGSVVTVSMEGTRPLLVEIQALVTASNFGVPRRTALGVDYNRINLLIAVLDKRIGMQLGGMDIFVNVVGGLKIDEPAIDLGIIAAIASSFKNTVIAHGTFTFGEIGLSGEVRAIGQAETRIKEAAKLGFKKGIVPASNAQKLDGHDVEIIGVKNVEEAIEILFY from the coding sequence ATGTCCAAAACCAGAATACTCTATCAATGCCAGAGCTGCGGGTATGCGACTCCCAAATGGCTGGGGAAGTGCCCTGACTGCGGGGAGTGGAACAGTTTTGTTGAGGAGGCGCGTGTCGCAAAGATCAAAGGCCAGAAGACGGCCCAGCCGGTTGTCCTCTCGGAAATTGCGCCTTCCTCTGACAGCAGGTTCTCCACCGGGATAAAAGAATTGGACAGGACCCTTGGCGGCGGGGTGGTGCTCGGTTCGGTTGTCCTTGTAGGCGGAGACCCGGGGATCGGGAAATCCACGCTCATCCTTCAGGCGCTCAACGGGCTCACAAAACTCGGCAAGGTGCTCTACGTCTCAGGCGAGGAATCGCCGGAGCAGGTAAAGCTAAGGGCTGAGAGATTACAGATCGCATCCGATAAGATCATCCTCCTTCCCGAAACATCCCTTGAAGGCATAATCTCCGTTGCTCAGGATATTTATCCGCAGGTGATCGTGATTGATTCGATCCAGACGATCTTTTCCCTTGAGCTTACCTCCGCGCCGGGCTCGGTCAGCCAGATAAGGGAATGCGCGACAAAGCTGATGTTCCTTGCAAAGAAACACGCTATGCCGCTCTTCATAATCGGGCATGTCACAAAGGAAGGCGCGATAGCGGGACCGAAGGTGCTGGAGCATATTGTGGACACTGTACTTTATTTTGAGGGCGACAGGGGAAGCCCGTTCAGAATAATCAGGGCCGTGAAAAACAGGTTCGGCCCTGCCAATGAGATAGGTGTATTCGAAATGCAGGAATCAGGACTGAAAGAAGTCGACAATCCTTCACAACTTTTTCTCTCTGAGAGGCCGCTGGATGTCTCAGGCTCTGTGGTTACCGTCAGCATGGAGGGCACGCGGCCTTTGCTTGTAGAGATTCAGGCGCTCGTCACCGCGTCGAACTTCGGAGTCCCAAGGAGGACGGCGCTCGGCGTTGACTACAACAGGATCAATCTCCTCATCGCGGTTCTCGATAAGCGTATCGGGATGCAGCTTGGCGGAATGGATATATTTGTAAATGTTGTGGGCGGGCTGAAGATTGACGAGCCTGCCATTGACCTGGGGATCATCGCGGCAATAGCCTCATCTTTTAAAAATACCGTCATAGCGCACGGGACATTTACGTTCGGGGAGATCGGGTTGTCGGGCGAGGTCAGGGCCATCGGCCAGGCTGAGACGAGGATAAAAGAGGCCGCGAAACTTGGTTTTAAAAAAGGCATCGTGCCTGCAAGCAACGCGCAAAAATTGGACGGACATGATGTTGAGATCATCGGGGTAAAGAATGTTGAGGAAGCAATTGAAATACTGTTCTATTAA
- a CDS encoding tetratricopeptide repeat protein, which translates to MNDFHDQGTMYSTFGMFKEAIKAYKVAITMRPDDAGAYCNLGNAYYKLGMLKQARDYIRAAVKIEPNYKDAHYNLALVYLELNDRDSAREHYKILKTLAPQEATKIFKLIGK; encoded by the coding sequence ATGAATGATTTTCATGATCAAGGGACGATGTACAGCACGTTTGGAATGTTCAAGGAAGCGATAAAAGCTTACAAGGTCGCTATCACCATGAGGCCTGATGACGCGGGCGCATACTGTAATCTCGGCAATGCTTATTACAAATTGGGAATGCTTAAGCAGGCAAGAGATTATATCAGGGCAGCTGTAAAGATAGAGCCGAATTATAAAGACGCCCATTACAACCTCGCCCTCGTCTATCTGGAATTAAACGACAGGGACTCCGCAAGGGAACACTATAAGATATTAAAAACGCTTGCGCCGCAGGAAGCTACGAAGATATTTAAGCTGATAGGCAAGTAA